One genomic region from Nostoc sp. 'Peltigera membranacea cyanobiont' N6 encodes:
- a CDS encoding patatin-like phospholipase family protein encodes MTKQTSLQKRLQEYRVYRKFEEETVKPFLEELWYLRVPAFTAVLSLIFFAGIDQTLEVYRVFALNPSFTQGHIWFSFVSIFFLSLVIWHSGEALADRRVAELAQVDLYFHVRNYYYYLKKKHKVSWKEIQSFTKDGICGICTTLNGIRSVLYLIYQDMKSPKHNLINEIKDVDEPKNNFRKPSYSKARALLWLPRIFGFLPLLALSFGLFRTLWAVGFGLFLSDNIMTGFLGTIVALSIITIFIVLLILPDYPVAGLLILIIFLIPIFLKTETTNGQECIKTIFNIEIGCQLSPVLYLVFGILITVFLSVWYFKVYISRKKARQNEESKQPTIKRRQGQILSPFELNDSSDLLFSNPVLVSLSCLSIVSLYIFTIPLVTNALVRLIIGLVFIVFVVFQFLKIRSVKKTDAHIYQVLFGYIILFLTIFSFILLLVPLVAPLVAPYIGSIIIIVLFLIMFLTLSSTIFYVEYKTRIPFITILLICVLVFGSFGWNDNHRLRELPEKPKSQLLPLEAQFNIWIKSRQDDIVAFKAKNKEYPIYVVSAQGGGIFAAYHAASTLSRLQDLCPAFAHHVFAISGVSGGSLGATAFSSLINSEKPPDTQNSVQPKYTKDCPGKVENADLNPNNRGILENYAHQLLNQDFLSPLLAAGLFPDFFQRFLFFPIEDVDRARGLEYAFEQGWNSIKWRDKNDQKKHPNLLNKSYYDHWNPKSVAPALVLNTTVVETGERLLLSPFTFKTADSSTVKFPDLVDINTVASSKFKECKDKNNSHINFRLSTAAFLSARFPFITPVGWFNRCYDKKGDILADQELNSKSRLADGGYFENSGFTTAFEIGQGLQEILDHGLESQIDQDIVKSTTGDLHKIPKIRIVYLALTDNSPLNQQSGGNDLFSPMNALYNSREARGRSIIEQAEYKIDSNLNDDENKIVSKHDFRQFYLTHFAPSKDNGAVNVCRLGNAECKSIGGKSNFNLPLGWYLSKFSQDYIRDRIGNPNPIACPPASDYPNANNNHCIMKSVIDELELTH; translated from the coding sequence ATGACAAAGCAAACAAGCTTACAAAAACGACTTCAAGAATATCGTGTCTATCGTAAATTTGAAGAAGAAACTGTTAAACCTTTCCTTGAGGAACTTTGGTATCTGCGGGTTCCTGCTTTTACAGCAGTACTATCACTCATTTTCTTTGCTGGTATCGATCAAACGCTGGAAGTTTATCGCGTCTTCGCTCTAAACCCATCATTTACTCAAGGGCATATTTGGTTTTCTTTCGTATCTATCTTTTTTCTTTCGTTGGTTATTTGGCATTCCGGTGAAGCACTTGCAGATAGAAGGGTGGCAGAACTTGCTCAAGTGGATCTGTACTTCCATGTAAGGAACTATTACTACTATCTAAAAAAGAAGCACAAGGTTAGTTGGAAAGAAATACAGAGTTTTACTAAAGACGGTATTTGCGGTATTTGCACCACATTGAATGGTATTCGTTCAGTATTATATCTGATTTATCAAGATATGAAGTCTCCGAAACATAATCTTATAAATGAGATAAAAGACGTAGATGAGCCAAAGAATAATTTTCGCAAACCATCATACTCAAAAGCTAGGGCATTACTATGGTTGCCTCGTATTTTCGGTTTTTTACCACTATTAGCTCTAAGTTTTGGATTATTTCGGACGCTATGGGCTGTAGGTTTTGGATTATTTCTAAGCGATAATATAATGACAGGATTTCTGGGAACAATCGTTGCATTATCAATAATAACTATATTTATAGTACTTCTCATTTTACCGGATTATCCGGTTGCCGGATTGTTAATTTTAATTATTTTCTTGATTCCTATATTCCTAAAGACTGAAACTACAAATGGACAAGAATGTATAAAGACTATATTTAATATAGAGATTGGCTGTCAGTTATCTCCTGTATTATATCTGGTTTTTGGAATCTTGATTACCGTTTTCTTGTCTGTTTGGTATTTTAAGGTGTATATTTCAAGGAAAAAAGCCCGACAGAACGAGGAATCAAAACAACCTACAATTAAACGCAGGCAGGGGCAAATTCTGTCCCCCTTTGAGCTAAACGATAGTAGCGATCTGCTATTTAGCAATCCTGTCTTAGTGTCTTTAAGTTGCTTATCGATTGTCTCGTTGTATATCTTCACTATTCCTCTGGTAACTAATGCACTAGTAAGGCTTATTATTGGACTAGTTTTCATTGTGTTTGTGGTGTTTCAGTTCTTAAAAATAAGGTCAGTGAAAAAAACAGATGCTCATATATATCAGGTTCTTTTTGGCTACATTATTTTATTTTTAACTATTTTTTCTTTTATTTTATTGTTGGTGCCTTTGGTAGCACCTTTGGTAGCACCTTATATAGGTTCGATTATTATCATCGTTCTCTTTTTAATCATGTTTCTGACTCTAAGTAGCACGATTTTCTATGTGGAGTACAAGACCAGGATTCCATTTATCACAATTTTATTAATCTGTGTTCTTGTGTTTGGCTCCTTTGGCTGGAATGATAATCATCGTTTGAGAGAATTACCAGAAAAGCCCAAATCACAACTTCTCCCTCTGGAAGCGCAATTTAATATATGGATTAAGTCTCGACAAGATGACATCGTGGCATTTAAAGCTAAGAACAAAGAATACCCCATATACGTTGTCTCAGCACAGGGAGGTGGAATTTTTGCAGCTTATCATGCCGCATCAACGCTATCACGATTACAAGATTTATGCCCTGCCTTTGCTCATCATGTTTTTGCTATTAGTGGTGTCTCTGGTGGTAGTCTTGGTGCTACAGCATTTTCTAGCTTAATTAATTCTGAAAAGCCTCCAGATACACAGAATTCTGTACAGCCTAAATACACAAAGGACTGTCCAGGTAAAGTGGAAAACGCGGATCTAAATCCTAATAATAGAGGTATCCTAGAAAACTATGCACACCAGCTGTTAAATCAAGACTTTCTATCTCCTCTGCTTGCAGCAGGATTATTTCCTGACTTTTTTCAACGTTTTTTGTTCTTTCCAATTGAGGATGTGGACAGAGCTAGAGGTCTAGAGTATGCCTTTGAACAGGGCTGGAATAGCATTAAATGGCGGGATAAGAATGATCAGAAAAAACATCCCAATCTCCTTAATAAGTCATACTACGACCACTGGAATCCAAAAAGTGTTGCTCCTGCCTTGGTTTTAAATACGACGGTAGTAGAAACTGGAGAGCGTTTGCTGTTAAGTCCATTTACATTCAAGACTGCGGATTCATCAACTGTAAAGTTTCCAGATCTAGTAGACATTAATACCGTTGCTAGTAGCAAATTCAAGGAATGCAAAGACAAGAATAATTCTCATATTAACTTTCGTCTCAGCACGGCTGCTTTTCTCAGTGCCAGATTCCCATTCATTACTCCTGTTGGTTGGTTTAACAGATGTTATGATAAGAAGGGTGATATTCTCGCCGATCAAGAACTAAACTCCAAATCTCGCTTAGCAGACGGAGGTTATTTTGAAAACTCCGGCTTCACAACTGCATTTGAGATTGGTCAAGGATTACAAGAAATTTTAGATCACGGACTAGAAAGCCAAATAGATCAAGATATTGTTAAATCAACCACAGGTGATCTTCACAAAATCCCAAAAATCAGAATTGTATACCTGGCGCTTACTGATAACTCACCTTTAAACCAACAATCTGGAGGGAATGATCTATTTTCTCCAATGAATGCCTTATATAATTCGAGAGAGGCTCGAGGTCGTAGCATCATTGAGCAAGCTGAATACAAAATAGACAGCAATTTAAATGACGATGAGAACAAGATTGTTTCTAAGCATGACTTCAGGCAATTCTATTTAACCCATTTCGCTCCTAGCAAAGACAATGGAGCAGTCAATGTTTGTCGGCTAGGTAATGCAGAATGTAAATCAATAGGCGGCAAGTCAAATTTCAATTTACCACTAGGATGGTATTTATCAAAATTCTCTCAGGACTATATCAGGGATAGAATTGGCAATCCTAATCCTATCGCTTGTCCCCCCGCAAGTGATTATCCAAATGCTAATAATAATCACTGCATTATGAAATCCGTCATAGACGAACTGGAATTAACCCATTGA
- a CDS encoding DUF5674 family protein, with the protein MIEIIRVRATPGQIEQMLQELKFYIKVAVDIEHRILAGGGEMHFYCEQALLEDGSKQSDIWAASFRPDTQQIIYESMVNLRPRQNRSMEIMDVKIRDIVAAIIMEFLG; encoded by the coding sequence TTGATTGAGATTATTAGAGTTCGTGCTACACCGGGGCAAATTGAGCAGATGCTACAAGAGTTAAAGTTTTATATTAAGGTAGCGGTAGATATTGAACATCGGATTCTGGCTGGGGGAGGTGAAATGCACTTTTACTGTGAACAGGCGTTGCTAGAAGATGGTAGTAAGCAGAGTGATATTTGGGCTGCTAGTTTTAGACCTGATACACAACAGATAATCTATGAGTCTATGGTTAATCTCCGTCCCCGACAGAATCGTTCAATGGAAATTATGGACGTTAAGATTAGAGATATTGTTGCCGCAATTATTATGGAGTTTCTGGGATGA
- a CDS encoding HEPN domain-containing protein, with translation MTSIVCEMSVKMVEIGNYNELFMLKIYTLFRNVDESILKLNKYIKGYQFVKFDLLEVKDRFSNLFNMPNSFTSEEYFVNYTGQELDRYFCDAINWSKLSDSGFFNRYYMIFLETIDYDVKVKIDGKEYFAGDTNSVLYVTHEYVKHLTQCLRLTFPGYTVATVTFLINLSSKEIPIRFYGSGSRHEEKTLCIDESKFEQFNNLIQNKLPINNDLLLTLEYFNASYTVEYDMVRFIILITALESIFSISHDQITHTVARHSSLLLSNTKEEFQNNYSKIKKLYNQRSNFIHGTKDKIVLLEEDIDFTEELVRKAIIFWINLGQNKQQLFNYFNRLGYSE, from the coding sequence GTGACATCAATAGTATGCGAAATGTCGGTTAAAATGGTTGAAATAGGTAATTATAACGAACTATTTATGCTAAAAATCTATACTCTTTTTAGAAATGTTGATGAGTCAATACTAAAACTAAACAAATATATCAAAGGATACCAATTTGTTAAATTTGATTTACTTGAGGTTAAAGATAGATTTTCCAACCTTTTTAATATGCCTAACAGTTTTACTTCTGAAGAGTATTTTGTTAATTATACTGGGCAAGAGTTGGATAGATATTTTTGCGATGCAATTAACTGGAGTAAATTATCTGATTCCGGTTTTTTTAATCGATACTATATGATATTTCTCGAAACTATTGATTATGATGTTAAAGTGAAAATTGATGGGAAAGAATATTTTGCGGGTGATACGAATTCTGTTTTATACGTTACTCACGAATACGTTAAGCATTTAACTCAATGCTTGCGACTTACATTTCCTGGTTATACAGTAGCCACTGTAACTTTTTTAATAAACCTTTCAAGTAAAGAAATTCCTATCAGATTTTATGGGAGCGGTAGTCGTCATGAAGAAAAAACTTTATGTATTGATGAATCAAAATTTGAACAGTTCAATAATTTAATTCAAAATAAATTACCTATAAATAATGATTTATTGCTTACCCTTGAATATTTCAATGCTTCTTATACAGTCGAATATGATATGGTGAGATTTATTATTCTTATAACTGCTCTAGAGAGTATTTTCAGCATTAGTCATGACCAAATAACCCATACTGTAGCTCGACATTCAAGCCTATTACTATCTAATACAAAAGAAGAATTTCAAAATAATTATTCAAAAATAAAAAAGCTTTATAATCAAAGAAGTAATTTTATTCATGGTACTAAGGATAAAATCGTTCTTCTAGAAGAAGATATTGACTTTACAGAAGAATTAGTAAGGAAAGCAATTATTTTTTGGATAAATTTAGGTCAGAATAAACAACAACTATTCAATTATTTTAATAGATTGGGATATTCTGAATAA
- a CDS encoding ParM/StbA family protein translates to MNTVKPNDVENKTILSVLSVDLGRTSTKTCVSREPNNVVFIPANVKQISFEQTRGGLFEPKATDPLMDLWMEHQGSGYAVGQLASDFGANLCVGQYKLESALIKVLASAAYFKLKDEISVVIGLPFFSLKEFELDKAQLISMIAGPHLITFRGESIYLNITKVCVMPEGYGSLLWTEAQPKKARVSPDFTKIPVAIFDIGHQNINMVMVDNFRFVKDASKSEYFGMNFFYELIAAEIEDADSQSLGLISAVNKPRGERFYLPKGASKPTNLDDFLPNLTEMFSREICRRVLALLPERVTDVIITGGGGEFFWDDVQRLLKEARINSYLAAPSRQANALGQYIYGEAKLSAAIRAAG, encoded by the coding sequence ATCAACACTGTAAAACCCAACGATGTTGAAAATAAAACTATTCTCAGTGTTCTCAGTGTTGATTTAGGCAGAACCAGCACAAAGACTTGTGTGAGCCGCGAACCTAATAATGTGGTGTTTATTCCTGCCAATGTGAAGCAAATCTCATTTGAACAAACTCGTGGGGGTCTTTTTGAACCTAAAGCTACTGACCCCTTAATGGATTTGTGGATGGAACATCAAGGTAGTGGTTATGCTGTTGGTCAATTAGCATCTGACTTTGGTGCAAATCTCTGTGTTGGACAATATAAGCTTGAATCTGCATTGATCAAAGTTTTGGCAAGTGCTGCCTATTTTAAACTTAAAGATGAAATATCCGTAGTGATAGGTTTACCTTTCTTCTCCTTAAAAGAATTTGAGCTAGATAAAGCACAGTTAATTAGTATGATTGCTGGTCCCCATTTAATAACCTTTCGTGGTGAATCCATATATTTGAATATTACTAAGGTATGCGTAATGCCAGAAGGTTATGGTAGTTTGCTCTGGACTGAAGCTCAACCAAAGAAAGCAAGAGTCAGTCCCGATTTTACAAAAATTCCCGTGGCTATTTTTGATATTGGTCATCAAAACATTAATATGGTCATGGTAGATAACTTCCGGTTTGTTAAAGATGCTTCTAAGAGCGAATACTTTGGTATGAACTTTTTTTATGAGCTTATTGCGGCAGAAATAGAAGACGCTGATAGTCAATCATTAGGACTGATTTCTGCTGTAAACAAACCCAGAGGTGAGCGTTTTTATCTTCCTAAAGGCGCAAGCAAACCCACTAACTTAGACGATTTTCTCCCCAATCTCACAGAGATGTTTTCTAGGGAAATTTGTCGTCGCGTACTAGCTTTGTTGCCAGAGCGAGTGACAGATGTAATTATTACAGGTGGGGGTGGTGAATTCTTCTGGGACGATGTTCAACGTCTGCTCAAGGAAGCTAGAATTAATTCCTATTTAGCTGCACCGTCTCGTCAAGCTAATGCTTTAGGGCAGTATATTTACGGGGAGGCGAAATTGTCTGCTGCTATTCGCGCTGCTGGGTAA
- a CDS encoding DEAD/DEAH box helicase, translated as MTTPNYNALLQSFWTPPRTPITENSNSNNHPTEPTDIAEFLGEDLLWQQTVPAKEPNLKNIPNDLPNKLIKALQSLGITQLYSHQLQALQAIRQGKSLILTSPTASGKTLSTYPAILEGCINEEHRALAFYGLRALALDQFHKISELLSTIPTQSRPILAMITGDVKSEKREQILKSEPHILGVTPELIHFQLKQAWKSAHWANFYQRLRYILLDEAHTLSGSYGANMSWLIRRIKLAVDHYGGDSKKLQFIFLSATCGNPKQLALKISGLKPTKLNPKPLIWIRKSGAASPSRQIIITQPSYNLTGDTARIIQFLLNQGKSGIAFCNSRRSVRELTELLKSNQVAAFYSGITSERRAEVVDQLQSGTIKWIIATEALEAGIDLPELECCILRGWPGSKMAYQQRSGRAGRSQPGLTVLLPNALNPIDCYVAEHPEMLVSPEAEEVFFNDEYPIFAAKHLMCAAAETGIPTNKIKHYFGTAAYEVAKLLLAQGHLNKGRNGLWAKGYPHKDVNFRGGLSQTTIKLVDAESGEELEEISEDIAHREVHPQAIYKRQDANGRMLTYRCISLDLNSKQAILKQTADSSLFTVAVTESETSSLTVLTDPVKLPLLFSQVSEVDDCQEYLTLELSFGEVKHITSGYSLMTQIYEQTCLNKRCLNYKEPLPKERRCPLCSKLTRKAVIVKTLSEEKFEQPFRTQFSAPMVKVAINSSAREYLQHNALETRTSLTRSGEPIPPGYQQLWEYSSPLIAIHSFGHQIMRALQLVARVDPKQVNFTVVKELGENNNYTGYFYDTSDGGNGAAEAVFKHLPKLASAARAIARDCNCDTGCAKCLIQHGCPDGNTALLKQMGLLLLDAIATPDV; from the coding sequence ATGACCACGCCCAACTACAATGCCCTGCTACAAAGCTTTTGGACACCACCTCGTACACCCATTACAGAAAATTCCAACTCAAATAACCATCCTACTGAACCAACAGATATTGCTGAATTTCTAGGTGAAGATTTACTATGGCAACAGACTGTCCCTGCCAAAGAACCTAATCTGAAAAATATCCCTAATGACCTGCCAAATAAATTAATTAAAGCACTTCAATCATTAGGAATTACCCAACTTTACTCTCACCAACTTCAAGCCTTACAAGCAATTAGACAAGGTAAAAGTTTAATCCTCACCTCTCCCACAGCCAGTGGCAAAACTCTCAGCACATACCCCGCCATTCTGGAAGGTTGTATCAATGAAGAACATCGAGCATTAGCATTTTATGGACTACGAGCATTAGCACTAGACCAGTTCCACAAAATCTCTGAACTACTCTCTACCATACCAACACAATCCAGACCTATATTGGCAATGATCACTGGAGATGTCAAATCAGAAAAACGAGAACAAATCCTCAAGAGTGAACCGCATATTTTAGGTGTCACACCAGAATTAATCCACTTTCAACTCAAGCAAGCCTGGAAATCCGCGCATTGGGCAAACTTTTATCAGCGATTGCGCTATATACTGCTTGACGAAGCTCACACCCTCTCAGGGAGTTATGGCGCAAATATGTCCTGGCTGATTCGTCGGATTAAACTAGCAGTAGATCATTACGGCGGTGACTCCAAGAAACTGCAATTTATCTTCCTCAGCGCCACTTGTGGTAATCCTAAACAACTGGCTCTGAAAATCTCCGGCTTGAAACCAACTAAACTCAACCCCAAACCCCTAATTTGGATTCGCAAAAGTGGAGCAGCTTCACCATCTAGACAAATAATTATCACTCAGCCCAGTTACAATCTGACTGGTGATACCGCTCGGATAATTCAATTTTTGCTCAATCAAGGTAAGTCAGGTATCGCCTTTTGTAACTCCCGTCGCAGCGTGCGGGAACTAACAGAATTACTCAAATCAAACCAAGTAGCCGCCTTCTACAGTGGCATTACTTCTGAGCGTCGGGCAGAAGTAGTTGACCAACTCCAGTCTGGTACGATCAAGTGGATTATTGCCACAGAAGCATTAGAAGCTGGAATTGACCTACCAGAATTAGAATGTTGCATTTTGCGTGGCTGGCCTGGTTCCAAAATGGCATACCAGCAACGCAGTGGCCGCGCCGGACGTTCACAACCAGGACTGACAGTGCTGCTTCCCAATGCTCTCAATCCCATTGACTGCTATGTAGCAGAACATCCAGAAATGCTGGTATCGCCAGAAGCTGAGGAAGTCTTCTTTAATGACGAATATCCCATCTTTGCTGCTAAACATTTGATGTGTGCAGCAGCAGAAACTGGTATTCCTACTAATAAAATAAAGCACTACTTTGGCACAGCAGCTTACGAGGTAGCAAAACTCCTGTTAGCCCAAGGGCATCTAAATAAAGGTCGTAATGGACTGTGGGCAAAAGGCTATCCCCATAAAGATGTTAACTTTCGGGGTGGCTTATCCCAAACTACCATCAAGCTAGTAGATGCAGAATCTGGGGAAGAACTGGAGGAAATCTCAGAAGATATTGCTCACCGGGAAGTCCATCCCCAAGCCATCTACAAACGACAAGATGCCAATGGACGAATGCTGACTTATCGGTGCATCTCCCTTGACTTGAACAGCAAGCAAGCAATTTTAAAACAGACAGCAGATAGCTCACTGTTTACAGTTGCAGTTACAGAGTCAGAAACCAGTAGCCTAACAGTGCTGACTGATCCGGTGAAGTTACCATTGCTGTTTTCTCAAGTCAGTGAAGTTGATGACTGTCAGGAATACCTAACCCTGGAACTTAGTTTTGGTGAAGTTAAACATATTACCAGTGGTTACAGTTTAATGACCCAAATCTATGAGCAGACTTGTTTGAACAAGCGGTGTCTTAACTACAAAGAGCCGCTACCTAAAGAACGTCGTTGTCCGCTTTGTAGCAAACTCACACGCAAAGCTGTAATTGTGAAAACCCTGTCAGAAGAAAAATTTGAGCAGCCTTTCCGTACTCAATTTTCAGCACCAATGGTCAAAGTAGCGATAAACTCAAGTGCGCGAGAATATCTCCAGCACAATGCCTTGGAAACTAGAACTAGTCTTACCCGCAGTGGAGAACCGATTCCACCTGGTTATCAACAGTTGTGGGAATATTCCAGTCCCTTGATTGCTATCCATAGCTTTGGGCATCAAATTATGAGAGCGTTACAGCTGGTGGCTAGAGTTGACCCAAAACAGGTGAATTTTACAGTAGTGAAGGAGTTAGGGGAAAATAACAACTACACAGGCTATTTCTATGATACCAGTGATGGTGGTAATGGTGCGGCTGAAGCTGTGTTTAAACATCTGCCAAAACTTGCTAGTGCTGCTAGAGCGATCGCACGAGATTGTAATTGTGATACTGGCTGTGCCAAGTGCCTAATTCAACATGGTTGCCCTGATGGAAACACTGCTTTATTGAAGCAAATGGGATTACTGTTGTTAGATGCGATCGCAACACCTGATGTTTAA
- a CDS encoding type II toxin-antitoxin system VapC family toxin yields MSLKYLLDTNILSEPARPIPNANVLHKLDIHKSEVVVSSVVVHELLHGCLRLPESKRRESLWNYIHESVLNLPVLDYDLKAAQWHAQERARLSKIGKTPAFVDGQIASIAYCNNLILVTNNVSDFEFFNNLKVENWFVNSTEVV; encoded by the coding sequence ATGAGCTTGAAATACTTACTTGATACCAATATTCTCTCAGAGCCAGCACGTCCTATTCCTAATGCCAATGTTTTGCACAAACTAGATATTCATAAATCAGAAGTTGTCGTTTCTAGTGTTGTTGTTCATGAACTTTTACATGGCTGTTTGCGGTTGCCAGAATCTAAGCGACGAGAGTCTCTTTGGAATTATATTCATGAATCGGTATTAAATTTACCAGTCCTTGATTACGATTTAAAGGCAGCACAATGGCACGCCCAAGAAAGGGCTAGATTATCCAAGATTGGTAAAACTCCTGCTTTTGTAGATGGTCAAATTGCGAGTATTGCTTACTGTAATAATTTAATACTGGTAACTAATAATGTTTCTGATTTTGAATTTTTTAATAATTTAAAGGTTGAAAATTGGTTTGTTAATAGCACTGAAGTTGTCTAA